A window of Flavobacterium flavigenum contains these coding sequences:
- a CDS encoding tetratricopeptide repeat protein: MNKFKILSLALVASASVVKAQDIKEAKKAIDAEQFQKAKSLLKSIIKAKPSDGEANFVLGNIYLNESVVDSAKIYYLNGLEASDKKNLNYIGLGQLDLDQKNAAAAQANFGLATKDMKRKDVDEFIYIGRAYINSDNPDYNNAIAVLKRALAIEPQNATALLAIGDAYYGANNQNDAYKAYRDAFTADPTLLRAKMQLGVLLKGAKSYDEAIKSFNEVIALNANYGPVYRELAETYYKWARNKPSTAKVNLQNAITNYEKYLSLTDYSLDSKMRHADFLILVKDYKKLEEVANKMIAEDKVNPRIFRYLGYAAYENGNPDVAIKSIEDFIKVPTNKVIGRDYLYLGLSKIKKGTNAEGVVDQAAFDAGFADIKKAIELEPLVVEELADFGKALFGKKQYTQAAAIFELGAANTESKNYLDDAVYYGISVYYGNAGKPAESRDKAALANADATFDKVLVASPTYDEAYIYKARINSLLDKDDLIIKYYTEYVNKITAKGAEELAKPATVKKIVESYNSIGAAYANTDKAKAVEYFNKTLALDPANTYAAQSVKALK, translated from the coding sequence ATGAACAAATTCAAAATTTTAAGTCTTGCCTTAGTTGCTTCAGCTTCTGTTGTAAAAGCGCAAGACATCAAAGAGGCTAAAAAAGCAATCGATGCAGAACAATTTCAGAAAGCAAAGTCTTTACTGAAATCAATTATAAAAGCTAAACCTTCTGATGGTGAAGCTAACTTTGTTTTAGGGAATATATATTTAAATGAAAGTGTTGTTGACTCTGCTAAAATCTATTATTTAAATGGACTAGAAGCATCAGATAAAAAGAATTTAAATTATATTGGATTAGGTCAACTTGACTTGGATCAGAAAAATGCTGCTGCTGCCCAAGCTAACTTCGGCTTGGCAACAAAAGATATGAAACGCAAAGATGTGGATGAATTTATTTATATCGGTCGTGCCTATATTAATTCTGACAATCCTGATTACAACAATGCTATTGCCGTCCTTAAGCGTGCTTTGGCTATTGAACCACAAAATGCTACTGCTCTTTTAGCAATTGGTGATGCATATTACGGAGCAAATAATCAAAATGATGCTTATAAAGCTTACCGTGATGCCTTTACTGCTGATCCAACGCTTTTGAGAGCTAAAATGCAATTAGGAGTTTTGTTGAAAGGAGCCAAATCGTATGATGAAGCAATAAAATCTTTCAATGAAGTTATCGCCTTAAATGCTAATTATGGTCCTGTTTACAGAGAGTTAGCTGAAACATATTACAAATGGGCAAGAAATAAGCCTTCGACTGCTAAAGTGAATTTACAAAATGCAATTACGAATTATGAGAAATATTTAAGTCTTACAGACTATTCTTTAGATTCTAAAATGCGTCATGCTGATTTCTTAATCTTGGTTAAAGATTATAAAAAACTTGAAGAGGTTGCAAACAAAATGATTGCAGAAGATAAAGTGAATCCTAGAATTTTCAGATATTTAGGATATGCTGCATATGAAAATGGTAATCCTGATGTGGCAATTAAATCTATTGAAGATTTTATAAAAGTGCCTACAAACAAAGTAATTGGAAGGGATTATTTATATTTAGGTTTATCTAAAATTAAAAAAGGGACTAATGCAGAAGGTGTAGTAGATCAGGCTGCTTTCGATGCTGGTTTTGCTGATATCAAGAAAGCAATTGAATTAGAACCTTTAGTTGTAGAAGAACTTGCCGATTTTGGTAAAGCTTTATTCGGAAAAAAACAATACACTCAGGCTGCCGCTATTTTTGAACTTGGAGCAGCTAACACAGAATCTAAAAATTATTTAGATGACGCTGTGTATTATGGAATTTCTGTTTACTACGGAAATGCTGGAAAACCTGCTGAAAGCCGTGATAAAGCAGCTTTAGCAAATGCAGATGCTACTTTTGACAAAGTTTTAGTTGCTTCTCCTACTTATGACGAGGCTTACATTTACAAAGCCAGAATCAATAGTTTATTGGATAAAGATGATTTGATTATCAAGTATTATACAGAGTATGTTAATAAAATTACTGCTAAAGGAGCTGAAGAATTAGCTAAACCAGCGACTGTTAAAAAAATTGTTGAATCTTATAATTCAATTGGTGCTGCTTATGCCAATACTGATAAAGCTAAGGCTGTTGAATATTTTAATAAAACTTTGGCTTTGGATCCTGCTAATACTTACGCAGCTCAATCAGTGAAAGCTTTAAAATAA
- a CDS encoding PstS family phosphate ABC transporter substrate-binding protein — MLKNVKVLGLVIFILLFAMCNQKSKNDSNNETILKGKIEIAVDETVKPIVDDQVAVFEGTYYDAKVNTKAKSEAEVINDLLNVKTKVAITARDLTQAEKDKFIKLKINPRVTPFAIDAIAFISNKSNKDTLIALKTVVDFMKGIPNPRIKGLVFDNPNSSTVRYMKDLAKVKDIPADGVFSFKTNDEVIKFVSENDGMVGVVGVNWLSQPAPEMQDLVHNINVLSVKGVKDNNYYSPTQNDIAEGKYPLARELYIINCQGYTGLGMGFASFIAGDIGQRIVLKSGLMPVKTPGRELQIRNQITNDKENN, encoded by the coding sequence ATGTTAAAGAATGTTAAAGTTTTGGGCTTAGTCATTTTTATTTTGTTGTTTGCAATGTGTAATCAAAAAAGTAAAAATGATTCTAATAATGAAACGATTTTAAAAGGGAAGATAGAAATTGCAGTTGATGAAACAGTGAAGCCAATTGTCGACGATCAGGTTGCTGTTTTTGAAGGGACGTATTATGATGCTAAAGTAAATACTAAGGCTAAATCTGAAGCAGAAGTAATTAATGACCTTCTGAATGTAAAAACAAAGGTTGCTATTACAGCGCGAGATTTAACTCAGGCAGAAAAAGATAAATTTATAAAGCTTAAAATAAATCCAAGAGTTACACCGTTTGCGATTGATGCAATTGCCTTTATTTCCAATAAGAGCAATAAAGATACATTGATTGCGTTGAAGACTGTAGTTGATTTCATGAAAGGAATACCAAATCCTCGAATAAAAGGTCTGGTGTTTGATAATCCTAATTCAAGTACAGTACGGTACATGAAAGATTTGGCCAAAGTTAAAGATATTCCTGCTGATGGTGTTTTTTCTTTTAAGACAAACGACGAAGTAATAAAATTTGTTTCTGAAAATGATGGAATGGTTGGTGTGGTGGGAGTTAACTGGCTTTCACAGCCAGCTCCTGAAATGCAGGATTTAGTTCACAATATAAACGTTCTGAGTGTTAAAGGAGTGAAGGATAATAATTATTACAGTCCTACACAAAATGACATCGCTGAAGGTAAATATCCTTTGGCACGTGAATTGTATATCATAAATTGTCAGGGATACACAGGATTAGGAATGGGCTTTGCTTCCTTCATTGCCGGAGATATTGGCCAGCGAATTGTTTTGAAGTCGGGTTTAATGCCTGTCAAAACTCCTGGTAGAGAACTCCAGATTAGAAATCAGATTACAAACGATAAAGAAAATAATTAA
- a CDS encoding energy transducer TonB, which produces MKLDIIKNQWLDIVFEGRNKIYGAYELRKSNTKTTVRALIIGSVIFSLAIAAPLIASFLPDSGEEEVNNDIKITTVKLPPKPKEPVKPNLPPPPPPPPKVDQVKFVKPVVAKTEEITEEPPKIVDLKEKKIGSETIKGDPDAVLTVDEPVGKGPVAEIVQEDNNVYNTAGIEVKPDFPGGMEKFYKFVGNNYKTPEEEGLKGKVYVTFVVEKDGSLTDIKVLRDIGYGTGAEAIRVLKKCPKWTPGEQNGKKVRVLYSLPITIQSAE; this is translated from the coding sequence ATGAAATTAGATATTATTAAAAATCAGTGGCTTGATATCGTATTCGAAGGACGTAATAAGATATATGGAGCATACGAGCTGAGAAAATCAAACACTAAAACTACGGTAAGAGCGCTTATCATTGGTTCTGTTATTTTCAGCTTAGCTATTGCTGCACCTCTTATTGCCAGCTTTTTACCAGATTCAGGTGAAGAGGAAGTAAATAACGATATTAAAATTACGACGGTAAAATTACCTCCTAAGCCAAAAGAGCCGGTAAAACCAAATTTGCCGCCTCCACCACCACCGCCACCAAAAGTGGATCAAGTGAAATTTGTTAAGCCAGTAGTGGCTAAGACTGAAGAGATTACTGAGGAACCACCAAAAATTGTGGATCTTAAGGAAAAGAAAATCGGTTCTGAAACTATCAAAGGTGATCCGGATGCAGTTTTAACTGTTGATGAGCCAGTAGGTAAAGGTCCGGTTGCTGAAATCGTTCAGGAAGACAACAACGTATACAACACAGCTGGTATCGAAGTAAAACCAGACTTTCCTGGAGGAATGGAGAAATTCTACAAATTCGTAGGAAACAATTACAAGACTCCGGAAGAAGAAGGTTTAAAAGGTAAAGTATATGTTACTTTTGTAGTTGAAAAAGATGGTTCATTAACAGATATTAAAGTTTTGAGAGATATCGGTTACGGGACTGGAGCTGAAGCTATCAGGGTTCTTAAAAAATGCCCAAAATGGACTCCAGGCGAACAAAATGGTAAAAAAGTAAGGGTACTTTACTCTCTGCCAATTACTATTCAATCTGCAGAATAA
- a CDS encoding ExbD/TolR family protein, with translation MAELNTGDGGGGKGGKVRSKKQNSKVDLTAMVDLAFLLITFFMLTTTLSKPQSMNLGLPDKDEDDTKNKDIKVDEKRTMTIMMGENNKLIYYMGLLDSPIAGPKDIEYGKGGIRKELLARKKSVIEYTGDKNKGIIVIIKPGKKSKYKNLVDILDEMAITGVGTYAIVNDFQPKETELLEKK, from the coding sequence ATGGCTGAATTAAATACCGGCGACGGTGGCGGCGGGAAAGGTGGCAAAGTAAGAAGTAAAAAACAAAACTCGAAAGTCGATTTAACGGCAATGGTAGATTTGGCATTCTTATTGATCACATTCTTTATGTTGACCACAACGTTGTCAAAACCGCAATCGATGAATTTAGGTTTGCCAGATAAAGATGAGGATGACACTAAGAATAAGGACATAAAAGTTGATGAAAAACGAACTATGACTATTATGATGGGTGAGAATAATAAACTTATCTATTATATGGGATTATTAGATTCTCCTATAGCTGGGCCTAAAGATATTGAGTATGGAAAAGGCGGTATCCGTAAAGAATTACTGGCTCGTAAAAAGTCTGTAATTGAATATACAGGAGACAAAAATAAGGGGATTATCGTAATCATCAAGCCAGGTAAAAAATCTAAGTATAAAAACTTAGTAGATATTTTGGATGAAATGGCTATTACAGGAGTTGGGACTTATGCAATTGTTAATGACTTTCAACCTAAAGAAACAGAATTGTTAGAGAAAAAATAA
- a CDS encoding ExbD/TolR family protein, whose amino-acid sequence MAKIKMKKKSTSTDMTAMCDVAFLLLTFFILTATAKVPEALPVDTPSSTVQTKLPDSDLAIISVGKDKEGKSKVFFDLKGRELRKKTLEGMGNKLGVSFSDQDKEKFALMDDFGVPLASLKQIIDMKAADRSKANQPGIPIDSLNNQLKEWLLVSRRAAIDLDDKELQIAIKGDAKEDYPQIKKIMDILQDQKVNTFNLVTGMRGKDF is encoded by the coding sequence ATGGCTAAAATAAAAATGAAAAAAAAGTCAACATCGACAGATATGACTGCCATGTGTGATGTTGCGTTCCTTTTGCTTACGTTCTTTATTTTGACCGCTACTGCTAAGGTGCCAGAGGCACTTCCTGTTGATACTCCATCATCTACTGTACAGACTAAATTGCCGGATTCAGATTTGGCTATCATCTCAGTAGGTAAAGATAAAGAAGGAAAAAGCAAAGTGTTTTTTGATCTAAAAGGAAGAGAGTTGCGTAAAAAAACTCTTGAAGGAATGGGTAATAAATTAGGCGTTTCTTTTTCAGATCAGGATAAAGAGAAATTTGCATTAATGGATGACTTTGGTGTGCCTCTTGCAAGTCTAAAGCAGATTATCGATATGAAAGCTGCTGACAGAAGTAAAGCTAATCAGCCAGGTATTCCGATTGATTCTTTAAATAATCAATTAAAAGAATGGCTTTTAGTTTCAAGAAGAGCTGCGATTGACTTAGATGATAAGGAATTGCAGATTGCAATTAAAGGAGATGCTAAAGAAGATTATCCACAAATCAAGAAGATTATGGATATCTTACAAGACCAGAAAGTAAATACCTTTAACTTAGTTACAGGTATGAGAGGGAAAGATTTTTAA
- a CDS encoding MotA/TolQ/ExbB proton channel family protein, with protein MANVKVKKESTSNGGGMVSGIIIAACVFVGWLIWKFVMGDSANFEGGNPETGHPINTLGMVYKGGFIVPVLLGMFLMVVVFSIERFIVISKAAGKANLDTFMKNVQGSIKEGNIEAAIASCDKQQGSVANAIKSALIKYQDVKKEGFNSEEASEVIHKEIEEATSLEMPMLEKNMTIISTLVSLGTLGGLLGTVSGMIKAFGALASAGTPDQAALATGISEALINTATGISTSVLAIVSYNFFTAKIDDLTYSIDEAGTTIVNTYRKFRGSLRQ; from the coding sequence ATGGCAAACGTTAAAGTTAAAAAAGAAAGCACTTCAAATGGAGGAGGAATGGTTTCAGGAATCATTATTGCAGCATGTGTTTTTGTTGGTTGGTTAATCTGGAAATTCGTTATGGGTGATTCAGCTAACTTTGAAGGTGGTAATCCTGAAACAGGTCACCCAATCAATACTTTAGGAATGGTGTATAAAGGAGGTTTCATTGTACCAGTATTATTAGGTATGTTTTTAATGGTTGTTGTTTTTTCTATTGAAAGATTTATCGTTATTTCAAAAGCTGCAGGTAAAGCTAACTTAGATACATTTATGAAAAATGTACAGGGAAGTATTAAAGAAGGAAACATTGAGGCTGCTATCGCTTCATGTGACAAACAACAAGGTTCTGTTGCAAATGCAATTAAATCTGCTTTGATTAAATATCAGGACGTTAAAAAAGAAGGATTCAACAGTGAAGAAGCTTCAGAAGTAATCCACAAAGAAATTGAAGAGGCAACTTCATTAGAAATGCCAATGTTAGAGAAAAACATGACTATCATCTCTACTTTAGTATCATTAGGAACATTAGGAGGATTATTAGGAACAGTATCTGGTATGATTAAAGCGTTTGGTGCGTTAGCTTCTGCTGGTACTCCTGATCAGGCTGCTCTTGCAACAGGTATCTCTGAGGCACTTATCAACACTGCAACAGGTATCTCTACTTCTGTATTAGCGATCGTTTCTTATAACTTCTTTACTGCTAAAATTGACGATTTAACATACTCTATCGATGAGGCTGGTACTACAATCGTTAATACTTACAGAAAATTCAGAGGAAGCTTAAGACAATAA
- a CDS encoding helicase HerA-like domain-containing protein encodes MNKKDNFIEDINKGYSFKGDSIILGGAILDGEATPGTHVKVPLKTLNRHGLIAGATGTGKTKTIQVFSEQLSNAGIPVLMMDIKGDFSGIAKEGKEEGFITERHAKINLPYSIAAFPVELMSLSKQSGVRLRATVSEFGPVLFSRILDLNDTQAGVVAVIFKYCDDKNMPLLDLKDIKKVINYITEEGKEEIEESYGKISTSTTGTILRKIIELEQQGGDLFFGELSFEIDDLMRIDENGKGYVNIIRLTDIQDKPKLFSTFMLSLLAEIYQQMPEKGDADQPELVIFIDEAHLIFNEASKVLLEQIETIVKLIRSKGIGIYFITQNPMDVPSGVLAQLGLKIQHALRAFTANDRQAIKKTADNYPTSEYYKTDELLTSLGIGEALVTALNEKGVPTPLVATMMRAPQSRMDILTTDEIEEINNKSKLVKKYSEEIDRESAYEILNKKIEEAVQAATEQEKQAPAKPSKTEPSTTEVVTKSVLKVVTSATFIRGVFGVLSKFLKK; translated from the coding sequence ATGAATAAAAAGGACAATTTTATTGAGGATATAAATAAAGGATATTCCTTTAAAGGTGACAGCATCATTTTAGGCGGTGCTATTCTGGACGGAGAAGCAACACCGGGAACGCATGTAAAAGTCCCTCTTAAAACTTTAAATCGTCACGGGCTCATTGCAGGTGCTACCGGGACAGGTAAAACGAAAACAATCCAGGTTTTTTCGGAGCAGCTTTCAAATGCCGGAATTCCTGTTCTGATGATGGACATAAAAGGTGATTTTAGCGGTATTGCAAAAGAAGGAAAAGAAGAAGGTTTTATTACTGAACGTCATGCTAAAATAAACCTACCTTATAGTATAGCTGCATTTCCTGTTGAGTTAATGTCATTATCTAAACAAAGTGGTGTACGTCTGCGTGCCACTGTTTCTGAATTTGGACCAGTACTATTTTCAAGGATTTTAGATCTTAATGACACGCAGGCAGGCGTTGTTGCTGTAATTTTCAAATATTGTGATGATAAGAACATGCCTTTATTGGATCTAAAAGATATTAAAAAAGTCATCAACTACATTACAGAAGAAGGTAAAGAGGAAATTGAAGAAAGTTATGGTAAGATCTCTACTTCAACCACAGGAACTATCCTAAGAAAAATAATTGAACTCGAGCAACAGGGAGGCGATTTGTTTTTTGGGGAATTATCTTTTGAAATTGATGATTTGATGCGAATTGATGAAAACGGAAAAGGATACGTAAATATCATTCGCCTGACCGACATTCAGGACAAACCAAAATTGTTCTCTACCTTTATGTTAAGCCTACTGGCGGAAATTTATCAGCAAATGCCGGAAAAAGGAGATGCTGACCAACCTGAATTAGTTATTTTTATTGATGAAGCTCATTTAATTTTTAATGAAGCCAGCAAAGTCTTGTTAGAGCAAATTGAAACGATTGTAAAACTGATTCGTTCAAAAGGGATTGGTATTTATTTTATAACGCAGAATCCAATGGACGTTCCAAGTGGTGTTTTGGCACAGCTGGGACTAAAAATCCAGCATGCTCTTAGGGCTTTTACCGCAAATGATCGTCAGGCAATTAAAAAAACAGCAGATAATTACCCAACTTCTGAATATTACAAAACCGATGAATTACTTACGAGTTTAGGAATTGGGGAAGCACTGGTGACTGCCCTGAACGAAAAAGGAGTCCCGACCCCATTGGTTGCGACCATGATGCGCGCTCCTCAAAGCCGAATGGATATTTTAACTACTGATGAAATTGAAGAAATAAACAACAAATCCAAATTAGTTAAAAAATACAGTGAAGAAATCGATCGTGAAAGTGCCTACGAAATTCTGAACAAAAAAATTGAAGAGGCTGTACAGGCAGCAACAGAACAAGAAAAACAAGCTCCTGCTAAACCTTCAAAAACAGAGCCCAGCACTACCGAAGTAGTTACAAAATCTGTTCTTAAAGTTGTTACAAGTGCTACGTTTATAAGAGGCGTTTTTGGAGTTTTATCGAAATTCTTAAAAAAATAA
- a CDS encoding FAD-dependent oxidoreductase has product MQTPLKIAVVGSGLVGSLLAIYLKKAGHTVHVYDRSPDIRQINFSGRSINLAMSNRGWKALDAVGIGDSVREIAIPMDKRAIHLVDKLNFQNYGQEGESIYSISRGKLNRRMIDLAEEAGAEFYFEQKVWDVTLNDATLHIGETERGEWEERKFDMVFGADGAFSRIRHRMQRQSMFNYSQEFLNMGYKELNIPANADGSHKLDKNSFHIWPRGEYMLIALPNLDGSFTCTLFMPFEGENSFASLTDREMVEDFFTKNFPDSIEVIPELANDFFKNPTSTLVTMKCFPWTFENKIALIGDACHAIVPFYGQGMNAGFEDISVLNEMIERYGDDWTKIFSEYQISRKPNADAIAELSYRNFIEMSTKTADEKFLLQKKIEKVFSDKHPDKWIPLYSRVTFSDRPYAEALAIGDFQNEIMEEVLKLDNIENIWNSPEVENRILELLHK; this is encoded by the coding sequence ATGCAAACTCCATTAAAAATTGCTGTAGTTGGTTCCGGACTCGTAGGATCACTTTTGGCAATTTATCTTAAAAAAGCCGGACATACTGTTCATGTTTATGATCGCAGTCCGGATATTCGCCAAATCAATTTCTCCGGACGTTCTATAAATCTTGCTATGTCCAATCGGGGCTGGAAAGCGCTGGATGCAGTTGGTATTGGAGACTCGGTTCGTGAAATTGCAATTCCGATGGACAAGCGCGCGATTCATTTGGTTGATAAACTTAATTTTCAGAATTACGGTCAGGAAGGAGAATCGATATATTCGATTTCAAGAGGAAAACTAAACCGAAGAATGATTGACCTGGCTGAAGAGGCAGGTGCCGAATTTTATTTTGAACAGAAGGTTTGGGATGTTACTTTGAATGATGCGACTTTGCACATTGGAGAAACCGAAAGAGGGGAGTGGGAAGAAAGAAAGTTTGATATGGTTTTTGGGGCCGATGGTGCCTTTTCCAGGATTCGCCACAGAATGCAGCGTCAGAGCATGTTCAATTATTCACAGGAATTTTTGAATATGGGTTATAAGGAACTTAATATTCCGGCAAATGCAGATGGCTCGCATAAACTGGATAAAAACTCTTTTCATATCTGGCCAAGAGGAGAATATATGCTGATTGCGCTTCCTAATCTTGACGGAAGTTTTACCTGTACTTTATTTATGCCTTTTGAAGGAGAAAATTCATTTGCTTCATTAACAGACCGGGAGATGGTAGAAGATTTTTTTACGAAAAACTTCCCGGATTCAATTGAGGTAATTCCGGAACTGGCAAATGATTTCTTTAAAAATCCAACGAGTACTTTGGTAACGATGAAATGTTTTCCGTGGACTTTTGAAAATAAAATCGCATTAATTGGAGATGCATGTCACGCCATTGTTCCGTTTTACGGGCAAGGAATGAATGCCGGTTTTGAAGATATTTCGGTTTTAAATGAAATGATTGAAAGGTATGGTGACGACTGGACAAAGATTTTTTCAGAATATCAAATTTCGCGTAAGCCAAATGCAGATGCGATTGCAGAACTTTCTTATCGCAATTTTATAGAAATGAGCACTAAAACGGCAGATGAGAAATTTTTGCTGCAAAAGAAGATAGAAAAAGTTTTTTCAGACAAACATCCTGATAAATGGATTCCGTTATATAGTCGTGTAACATTTAGTGATCGTCCTTACGCAGAGGCTCTGGCGATAGGAGATTTCCAAAACGAAATCATGGAAGAAGTTTTAAAATTAGATAATATCGAAAACATCTGGAATTCACCAGAAGTTGAAAACAGGATTCTGGAATTGCTTCACAAATAA
- a CDS encoding serine hydrolase, whose amino-acid sequence MKKSIKLILLFAIIHLFTSTIFAQDKAKKIEQLLNKYNEYGLFNGSALVAENGKVIFKKGYGFANMEWNIPNKTTIKFRLGSITKQFTALLIVKLAEDGKLKLDAPITAYLPDYPKENGDRITIHNLLTHTSGIPNYTDAPNFFKDKSRNPYTPEEFVKTFDKLPLQFKPGEKFSYSNSGYFLLGYIIEKVSGKTYEQYLQETILTPLKMVNTGYDHSDIILKDRAAGYEKQGKSIRNAPYIDMSIPYAAGSLYSTVEDLYLWDQSFYTNQLLSQKSMDLLFKPYINTGGNDSYGYGWSIEEASNGTQNKVKVIEHGGGINGFNTIISRIPTDKNLVVLLNNTGGTVLNEMNDAIRAILYNQPFDQPKKSLALELLDVFMTKGTVDGLDAYTKLKNDPTYKIKEGDMNRVGYLLLTAGKKKEAIEVFKINVVTFPKSGNAYDSLGEAYLADGEKKLAIENYSKSIDLDPTNENGKKILLEISKN is encoded by the coding sequence ATGAAAAAATCAATTAAACTAATCTTGCTGTTTGCAATTATTCATCTATTCACATCAACTATTTTTGCCCAGGATAAAGCAAAAAAAATCGAACAGCTTTTAAACAAATACAATGAATATGGCCTTTTTAATGGTTCTGCCTTAGTTGCTGAAAACGGAAAAGTTATTTTTAAAAAAGGGTACGGTTTTGCCAACATGGAATGGAATATTCCAAATAAAACAACTATAAAATTTAGATTAGGTTCAATAACCAAACAATTTACAGCCTTACTGATTGTGAAACTTGCCGAAGATGGCAAACTTAAACTTGATGCCCCGATTACTGCATATTTACCGGATTACCCGAAAGAAAACGGCGACAGAATAACGATTCATAATCTACTGACACACACATCCGGGATTCCTAACTATACAGATGCCCCTAATTTTTTTAAAGATAAAAGCAGAAATCCCTATACTCCGGAAGAATTTGTAAAAACATTTGATAAACTGCCTCTTCAGTTTAAGCCAGGCGAAAAATTCAGTTACAGCAATTCTGGTTATTTTTTACTGGGCTATATTATTGAAAAAGTTTCGGGTAAAACATATGAACAATATTTGCAGGAAACTATACTTACCCCTTTAAAAATGGTCAATACAGGTTATGACCATAGTGATATCATCTTAAAAGACAGAGCGGCGGGTTACGAAAAACAAGGAAAAAGCATTCGCAATGCTCCGTATATAGACATGAGTATCCCGTATGCAGCCGGGTCTTTATATTCGACTGTTGAAGATTTATATCTTTGGGACCAATCGTTTTATACAAATCAATTACTCTCTCAAAAGTCTATGGATTTATTGTTTAAACCTTACATCAATACTGGCGGAAATGATTCCTATGGCTACGGATGGTCTATAGAAGAAGCTTCAAATGGCACTCAAAATAAAGTAAAAGTCATCGAACATGGCGGAGGAATAAACGGTTTCAACACCATTATTTCACGCATTCCCACGGACAAGAATCTGGTTGTGTTACTGAATAATACAGGCGGAACAGTTTTAAACGAAATGAATGATGCAATTCGTGCTATTTTATATAATCAGCCTTTTGATCAGCCTAAAAAATCATTAGCACTTGAATTACTGGATGTTTTTATGACAAAAGGAACTGTTGATGGCCTTGATGCTTATACAAAGTTAAAAAATGATCCGACCTATAAAATCAAGGAAGGCGACATGAACAGAGTTGGATACTTATTATTAACGGCGGGAAAAAAGAAAGAAGCAATCGAAGTTTTCAAAATCAATGTTGTCACTTTTCCTAAATCAGGCAATGCTTACGATAGTTTAGGAGAAGCTTATTTAGCCGATGGTGAAAAAAAACTAGCCATAGAAAATTATTCAAAATCTATTGATCTTGATCCTACGAATGAAAATGGAAAGAAAATTTTATTAGAAATTTCAAAAAACTAA
- a CDS encoding DUF6157 family protein, with the protein MKVHTTNYENTFIEAAEDCPVKNGEIPPLKGKNKTIANIEFEMISKNPYKYSSDDVLFQVFAEKNDLTKSDYKNAREAFFSKGQACLRASPLTKRYGWGIHNDENGKIALYAMETPQYEKYLNDKNIKVVKAMRSSRK; encoded by the coding sequence ATGAAAGTTCATACTACAAATTATGAGAATACATTTATTGAAGCTGCAGAAGATTGTCCTGTAAAAAATGGGGAAATCCCACCACTAAAAGGTAAAAATAAAACAATCGCCAATATTGAATTTGAAATGATTAGCAAAAACCCCTACAAGTATTCATCTGATGATGTTTTGTTTCAGGTTTTTGCAGAAAAAAATGATCTGACAAAGTCAGATTACAAAAATGCAAGGGAAGCCTTTTTTTCTAAAGGCCAAGCATGCCTAAGAGCTTCACCTTTAACAAAACGTTACGGCTGGGGAATTCATAATGATGAAAATGGAAAAATCGCCCTTTACGCAATGGAGACCCCTCAATATGAAAAATATTTAAACGATAAAAACATTAAAGTTGTAAAAGCAATGCGAAGCTCCAGAAAATAA